The DNA region GGAAATTGGCTCAGCAAGCGCTGTTCTTGAAGGAAAAGTAGATGCCATCATCCTCACTGGAGGCTTGGCATACGGAAAAGACTTCGTTCAGGAAATCAGCAAAAGGATAAATTGGATCGCTGATGTCATTATCCAACCGGGTGAGAATGAGCTTCAGGCATTGGCTGAAGGTGCATTGAGAGTTCTGCAGGGTGAAGAGGAAGAAAAGGTTTACCCTGGAGAGAAGATAAAGAAAGCGACCGTTTAACGATAAGGAGGAAACAACATTGGCACAAGAATATGATTTAGTCATCCTTGGCGGAGGAACGGGCGGTTATGTTGCCGCCATCCGTGCTTCCCAATTAGGCTTGAAAACAGCAATTGTGGAAAAAGGCAAACTGGGCGGTACATGCCTTCATCGCGGGTGCATCCCAAGTAAAGCTCTTCTGCGAAGTGCAGAAGTATACCATACAGCGAAACGCGGGGAAGAATTCGGTGTGACCATAAATGATGTCACGCTGAATTTCACTCGTGTCCAAGAACGCAAGAGCAAAATCGTCGATCAGCTATACAAAGGTGTACAACACTTGATGAAACAAGGGAAAATAGATGTATTTGAAGGGATCGGACGCATATTGGGGCCATCCATCTTCTCGCCGATGCCGGGCACAATTTCCGTTGAAATGAACAATGGTGATGAAAATGAAATGCTCATTCCAAAAAACGTGATTGTTGCAACAGGGTCACGTCCACGTTCATTGCCTGGTTTGGATATTGATGGGCAGTTTGTCTTGTCTTCAGATGAAGCGCTTGAGCTCGAGGAACTTCCGAAATCGATCATCATCGTCGGCGGAGGCGTCATTGGGATCGAATGGGCATCCATGTTATCCGACTTTGGCGTAGAAGTGACTGTTGTGGAATATGCAGATCGAATCATCCCGACGGAAGATCATGAAATCTCAAAAGAAATGCAGCGCTTAATGAAGAAAAAGGGTGTAACCGTTGTGACAAGGGCTAAAGTCCTGCCTGATACATTGGAAAAAGGTGATCAGGAAGTGACGATCAGTGCAGAAGTGAAGGACTCCCAAAAATCCTTTACTGCCGAAAAAATCCTCGTTTCTGTAGGAAGACAAGCCAATACCCAAAACATCGGTTTGGAAAATACTGATATTGTGATTGAAAAAGGTTTTATTCAAACAAATGAATTTTTCCAAACGAAGGAAAGCCATATTTATGCGATCGGTGATGTGATCGGCGGACTTCAATTGGCTCATGTGGCATCCCATGAAGGGATTACGGCTGTCGAGCATATTGCTGGGGAAAAACCGGATCCAATCGACTATACATTAGTGTCTAAATGTATTTACAGCAACCCAGAGGTTGCAAGCGTAGGGTATACTGAACATGAAGCCAAAGAAAAAGGATTCAATGTAAAAGTCGGAAAGTTTTCATTCAGAGCAATCGGAAAAGCACTTGTATTTGGGGAGTCTGATGGATTCGTGAAAATCATCGCTGATAACGATACAGATGATATTTTAGGCGTCCATATGATTGGGCCGCACGTTACGGATATGATTACAGAAGCTGGTCTAGCAAAGGTCTTGGATGCCACGCCTTGGGAAGTGGCCCATACCATCCACCCTCACCCAACGTTGAGCGAAGCGATTGGTGAGGCGGCTCTAGCGGTTGACGGAAAAGCAATTCATTCTTAATTTACGGGGATACCCGATTACTATTTATTTATTGGGAGGTTCAAAAAATGGCTGAAAATCGTCATGCAGCTTTAGGTTTGAGCGATGAAAATGTATTAGAAATATATGAAACAATGCTATTGGCACGTCGAATCGACGAACGTATGTGGCTTTTAAACCGCTCTGGGAAAATCCCATTCGTCATCTCCTGTCAAGGTCAAGAAGCAGCACAGGTTGGAGCAGCGTTTGCATTGGATCGTGAAAAGGATTATGCCCTTCCTTATTATCGTGATATGGGGGTTGTATTGGCTTTTGGAATGACTCCAAAAGAACTCATGCTCTCTGGATTTGCAAAAGCCGAAGATCCAAATTCAGGCGGCCGTCAAATGCCAGGACACTTCGGCCAAAAGAAAAATCGAATCGTAACCGGTTCTTCTCCTGTTACTACTCAAGTACCTCATGCAGTCGGTGTTGCATTGGCCGGAAAAATGGAAAATAAAGATTTGGTCACATTCGTCACGTTCGGTGAAGGTTCTTCCAATCAAGGAGACTTCCATGAAGGAGCAAACTTTGCGGGTGTACATAAGCTTCCGGTTATCTTTATGTGTGAAAATAATAAATATGCCATCTCTGTTCCAATCGAAAAACAATTAGCTTGTGAAAAAGTATCTGATCGTGCCATCGGATATGGCATGCCGGGGTACACAGTGGATGGAAACGATCCGCTTGAAGTATATAAGGCCGTTAAGGAAGCGGCTGACAGAGGCCGCAAAGGCGAAGGCCCAACACTCATTGAAACAGTTTCCTACCGTTTGACTCCACATTCATCCGATGATGATGATCGTTCATATCGTTCTCCAGATGAAGTGGCAAAAGCAAAAACGAATGATCCGATCATTACTTTTGGCGCTTATTTAAAAGAAGTCGGCGCAATGAATGATGAACTTGAAAAAGAAATCAATGATCGAGTGATGAAACAAGTGAATGAAGCAACGGATTACGCAGAAAATGCTCCATATGCTGAAGCAGAATCTGCACTAAAATTTGTCTACGCAGAAGAGAAGTAAGGGGGAAGTAACGATGCCAGTAATTTCTTATATTGATGCCGTAACAATGGCCATTCGTGAAGAAATGGAACGTGATTCAAAAGTATTTGTACTTGGTGAGGATGTCGGTAAAAAAGGTGGGGTATTTAAAGCGACCCATGGCCTTTATGATCAATTCGGAGAAGAGCGGGTAATTGACACACCTCTTGCTGAATCTGCCATCGCTGGAGTCGGAATCGGTGCTGCCATGTACGGCATGCGTCCTATCGCTGAAATGCAATTTGCCGATTTCATCATGCCTGCTGTCAATCAAATTATTTCGGAGGCGGCAAAGATCCGCTACCGCTCCAACAATGACTGGAATTGCCCGATTGTTGTCCGTGCTCCTTACGGCGGAGGCGTTCATGGCGCTCTATATCACTCACAGTCGGTCGAAGCAGTGTTTGCCAACCAGCCTGGACTGAAAATCGTGATGCCTTCCACTCCTTATGACGTCAAAGGTTTACTGAAGGCAGCTATCCGCGATGATGATCCGGTATTGTTCTTTGAACATAAACGCGCCTACCGTTTAATTAAAGGGGAAGTTCCTGACGATGATTATGTATTGCCAATCGGCAAGGCAGATGTAAAGCGTGAAGGAGAAGATATCACGGTCATCACTTATGGTCTTTGTGTTCATTTTGCATTGCAGGCTGCCGAAAAGCTTGCGCAGGATGGCATTGAAGCACACATTCTTGACCTTCGCACTGTCTACCCATTGGATAAGGAAGCAATCATTGAGGCAGCTTCTAAAACAGGAAAAGTCCTTCTTTTAACAGAAGACAATAAAGAAGGAAGCATCATGAGTGAAGTTTCAGCTATCATTGCCGAAAATTGCTTATTTGAATTAGATGCTCCGATTGCGCGTTTAGCAGGCCCTGATGTGCCGGCTATGCCTTATGCGCCGACGATGGAAAAATACTTTATGGTCAATCCTGACAAAGTTGAAAAAGCAATGCGTGAACTCGCTGAATATTAATTTTACAACACAAGATTTTTATGAGGAGGTTTCTTCCAGTGGCAATAGAAAAAATGGCGATGCCTCAGTTAGGAGAAAGTGTAACTGAAGGCACAATAAGTAAGTGGTTAGTGTCACCTGGTGATCATGTCAATAAATACGACCCGATCGCAGAAGTTCAAACGGATAAAGTAAATGCGGAGGTGCCGTCATCCTTTACGGGTGTAATCAAAGAATTGATTGCAGATGAGGGAGATACCCTTGAAGTCGGGGAAGTCATCTGTTCCATTGAAACAGAAGGGGCTGGCAAGGCGGAGGAAAGCCAAGATAATGCCGCTTCTGCTCCTGAGTCAAGCAGCACAAATGCAGCAGAGGAAAAAAGTGTGGCAAAGCCTGCAAGGCCTTCTGCCAATGATGGAAACAAAGTACGTTATTCACCGGCGGTCTTGAAAATTTCACAAGAACACGGCATCGATTTGAACCAAGTCGAAGGAACAGGAAAAGGCGGAAGGATTACACGCAAAGATTTATTGAAATTAATCGATTCCGGCAATATTCCGAAAGCAGGGGATAATAAACCGGCTGCGCCTGTACAAGAAGCTCCGAAACAGGAAGTTCCAACATCTGCACCGGCCGCACCAAAAGCCCCTGCAGCGAATGTCCCTGTTTCTGCAGGCGACATCGAAATTCCGGTAACTGGTGTTCGCAAGGCGATTGCTGCCAACATGCTCAGAAGTAAGCACGAAGCTCCACACGCATGGACGATGATGGAAGTAGACGCCACCAACCTTGTGAATTATCGAAATGAAATCAAAAACGACTTCAAGCAACGTGAAGGATTCAATCTAACTTTCTTTGCCTTCTTTGTTAAAGCAGTGGCGCAGGCACTGAAGGAGTTTCCACAGATCAATTCCATGTGGGCAGGGGAAAAGATCATTCAGAAGAAGGATATCAATATCTCGATCGCTGTGGCAACAGACGATGCTTTGTTTGTACCAGTCATTAAAAATGCCGACGAAAAAACGATCAAAGGCATTGCAAGGGAAATCACAGAGCTGGCTCAAAAGGTCCGTACTGGAAAATTAAAATCTGAGGATATGCAAGGCGGCACATTCACTGTCAATAATACTGGGTCGTTCGGCTCTGTTCAGTCCATGGGTATAATCAATTATCCGCAAGCGGCAATTCTGCAGGTCGAATCGATTGTCAAACGTCCAGTCGTAATGGAAAATGGGATGATTGCTGTCCGTGATATGGTCAACCTTTGTATGTCCCTGGACCATCGTGTGCTTGATGGATTGATTTGCGGCCGATTCCTGCAGCGGGTCAAAGAAATCATCGAAAACACTTCCAAGCAGTCCACTTCAATTTATTAAGCCGCAAAGATAAGCGGTTCCTATAACTAGAGGAAACTGGAGTATAAATTCGTACACGAATTTATACTCCTTTTTTATTGACTTTTCGCTAAATATGGCTGATTACCGTGGAGCGAGCGGATCCTTCTAAAAGCCTATAGATCATTTGGTGGAAAATAATCCTAAGCACATTGCTTCATTTTTTAATTTTGTGATAACCCCTAACGACAGGAAATGACTAAATACCTTCCCAGAAAGTCGGATAAACTCCATTTTTTGATAGGAACCATCAATAATCTCCATACTTTCGACCTGTTGAATAAAATAAGTGACAGTCCAAAAGTTTTGTTTTTTGAATTTGTGAACTTTTTGTGACGATATTCGGCAGTCATCGACAATAACTAATGGTTATATTTGGATTATCAACTAAGAACATCCAAATGAATTTGTCGGAAAGGAGGAAATGGTTCCAGCTGTTCACTTAATCTAGGGAGGGGAAAAAAATGGGTAAAAGGAAAAGGAATGTAAAATGGCTCTCGCTTACTTTCACGATCATGCTGATCTTTTCTTTACTTACACCAATGAATGCCACCCTTGCAGCAACAAAAAAAGCATCCTCGACATCTGCACGCGAATCGGTTGTTCTTAACTCCAAGGATAGAGTCTCCTCAAAAGTCATTGATCAATTTAAACAAAAGGAAAAGGTTACGTACTTGGTTAAGCTCAAAGATCAAGTCGATACAACCAAGGTTTCAGAAAATGCTGCATCAAAGGCGAAATCAGAAAAACTTTCTTCCTTGAATACAAAACTATTAAAAAGGTCGATGGTCGTTTCCACATTAAGAGCAAAAGCGACTGAAACACAAGCCCATTTGAAAGGGTATTTACAAAAAGAACAAAAGGCTGGAAAAGTGAACAAGATCCAATCCTTCTATGTTGTCAACGCTTTAGCCGTTACTTCGACAAAGGACGTAATGGAAGCCATGGCTGCTTTTCCGGAAGTAGACAAAGTCCTTCCGAATGAAAAAAGGCAATTGATTCAGCCGACTGCAGTGAAAAATTTGGAAAAAGAAAAATCTTCTTTGCAGTTGCAGCCGAAAAACGGTACATCTTCTATAGAATGGAATATTCAGCAGATCGGTGCTCCACAAGTATGGAATATGGGGATAGATGGAACCGGTACAGTGGTCGCAACGATTGATACGGGCGTTCAATGGGATCACCCCGCACTGAAACAAAAATATAGAGGGTACGATCCACAAAATCCGGACACGCCTAACAATGAATTCAACTGGTTTGATGCCGTCGCGAGTCAGTCCAGTCCCTATGATGATATTGGACATGGTTCACATGTGACCGGGACAATGGTTGGATCGGAACCCGACGGAAGCAATCAAATCGGCGTAGCACCGGGGGCTAAATGGATTGCCGTAAAGGCATTTTCTCCAGATGGCGGGACCGACGTAGATTTGCTTGAAGCTGGTGAATGGATTTTAGCTCCAAAAGACTCGGATGGAAATCCGCATCCAGAAAAAGCGCCGGATGTTGTAAATAATTCCTGGGGAGGCGGACCAGGAATGGATGAGTGGTACCGCCAAATGGTCCAAGCATGGAGAGCAGCGGAAATCTTCCCGGAATTTTCTGCAGGGAATACGACATTGACGAATCCAGGCGGACCTGGGTCAGTCGCGACGCCTGCCAATTACCCGGAATCTTTTGCTACTGGAGCTACAGACAGTCAAAACCATTTGGCAAGTTTTTCATTGCAGGGTCCTTCTCCTTACAATGAAATGAAGCCTGAAATTTCCGCTCCAGGAGTCAATATTCGTTCATCGGTACCTGGAAGCACATATGAAGGTGGATGGAATGGAACATCAATGGCGGGGCCGCATGTCTCAGCTGTTGTTGCACTATTGAAGCAAGCCGATGCAAGCCTGACGGTGGATGAGATTGAAGATATTTTAGAATCCACTGCAGTGCCTTTGACGGATGCGAACTTCCCTGATTCTCCCAATAATGGATATGGCCATGGCCTCGTCAATGCGTTTGATGCCGTATCCTCAGTCTTGAGCGGAATCGGAAAAGTGAAAGGGACCGTTACAAAGGAAGGTGAAGACACTGAAGCACCGGTTATTGCCCATGAGGCTCCTGCGCAGGCATTTAAAGAGATGGCTTTGCCGCTGCAAGCCGATGTGAGCGATAATATCAGCGTAACAGACGTTAAATTAAGCTATATGAACGAGGATGGCAGCTGGACTGATATCAATGCTGAAAGAGTGGCGGGTGATTATCGATCGGGAACCTATGAAGCTACTATCCCTGCCGAAGCATTGACTGGTGATGATATTACCTATAAATGGACAGCCGGGGACTTCGGAGGGAATGAACAATCAACAGATGAATATACCATTTCATTACTACCCGGCATTTCAACAGGATACGAACAGGATTTTGAACATTCTCCGATAGGCTGGACATCGTATGGCCAGGCAAATAGCTGGGAGTGGGGCGCACCTTCAAGCGGACCGGGAAATGCGGTCTCTGGTGAAAAAGTGTATGGGACGAATTTGGATGGAAATTATGACAATAGTGGAAATATGACGTTATTGATGCCTCCGGTTGATTTGCCTGATGGAGAAAGCTATCTCCAATTCAAACAATGGTATGAGCTTGAACGGAACTATGATTATGGCCATGTGTTTATTTCGACAGACATGGAAAACTGGACACAGGCATTGCGTGTAAATGGGACGACTGATGGATGGGTCGATGGTGAGGTGGATTTAAGCCAATACGCCGGACAACGCATCTACATCGCCTTTAATGTCACAACTGACAGCAGCGTCGTAAAACAAGGATGGTATTTGGACGATGTGAAGCTCTCAGATCAATCATTGCAGCCTGCGAAGAAAATCGATTTGGGTGTAAAACCAAAAAATCAAGATAAATCCGCTTCATTGGCTGCCAAACCAAAAGTATATCCAGATAAAATCATGCCGATCAAACCGGCAAACGAAGAAAAACCTTCCACCGATCCTGCACCGATGCTCTTGCCGCTTCAAGCGCAGGTGAGTGTGCTCGAAACTGGAAGATCAGTTTATACAGATCCAAAGGATGGCTCATATGAACTCTCACATGCAGCTGGAGACTATACGCTAAAAGCGGAGGCATATGGATACAGATCAGAAACACAGCAAGTATCGATCGAACAAGATGGAATCACGACAGCAGACTTTACGCTGGAAGAAATTCCAAAGGGGACGATTTCAGGTATGGTCACCAATGAAGCTACCGGTGAACCTCTTGAAGGAGCCACATTGTTCGTTCTTGAGGATGCTGCCATCCAGCCGGTTCAAACCGATGAAAATGGACATTATGATCTTCAAGTATATGAAGGTGATTATACATTGAAGATTGTTGCTCCACATTATTACTCTCAAGAAGTGAGCGTGACGGTGAACGGCGGTGAAGTAGAAACGGTGGATGTCGCCATGAAACCGTTCATTGGATATGGGGGTGAAATTGGCTACGATGATGGAACTGCAGAAAATGCACGCGCATTCTACGATGCAGGAAATGGTTGGGGAGTTAAAATGTCGCTTGCCGATGGACAGGATAAAGCGCTTGTCACAGGGGGCTTATTCAGATTCTGGGACACAGAATGGCCGGTTCCCGGCGGTACAGACTTTAAGGTTGAGGTTTACGATGCAAGCGGGTCTGATGGGGCTCCAGGCAAGAAAATTGCCGGACCTATCAATGCTACTGCTTTAAGGAATGGGGAATGGACCCAAGTCGATTTAAGCGGGGAAGGGATCATGGTTGATGGAGATTTCTACATGGTATATATTCAATCGGATCCAAACCCGAATGCACCTGGACTTGCGACAGATGAAGATGGAGAAAACGCAGGTAGAAGCTGGCAGTACGTAGATGGTGCCTGGTCGCCGTCACCTGAGGATGAAGGAAACTATATGATCAGGGCATTAGTGGACTATGAAGTAACCGCTCCGGTCATTACTTCGCCGAAGGATGGCTCATTCACCAATCAGAAAACGGTTGTTGTCGAAGGTACTTCCGCTCCTGGCACAACGGTGCACATTTTGAATAATGGGGAAGAAGCTTCGGCCGTACAAGCAACAGAAGAAGGAACATTCAGCACAGAGGTTGATTTAATAAATGGCGAGAATTCATTGACGGCCAAGGCTTCGACAGAACAAGGCATGACAGATGAGTCTTCTCCGGTCGTTATTACTCTCGATCAGCAGAAACCTGAACTGACCATCACGTCGCCTGAGGATGGCTTGAAAACGAATAAAGAAGCCATTACAGTAACAGGGAATGTAATAGAAGACAATCTCGCATGGGTAAAAGTAAATGGAGAAAAAGCAGAGGTATCCGATGGTTCATTCTCTCATCGAATCCTTTTGAACGAGGGAGAAAATGTGATTACTGTGATCGCCAAAGATAAAGCGGGCAATCGCAAAAAGCAAAAGGTCACAGTCTATTCGAAGCAAGGGTCGATCGTCATTGATAACCTTCAGCCTACTGTAGATAAAGAATTAAAGAGCGGCCAAACAGTCAAGATCGAATTTGACAGTGAACCTGGATTAAAAGCTGTATTTACCATCATGATGCCATTGACCAATACAGGCGCAGTGCAAAATGCGAATGAACTGCCGATGATGGAAACAAGTGCAGGACACTATGAAGGCTATTATACAGCCACCTCCAATGTGAAAGCACCGGGAGCGGTCATCGAAGTGAAAGCTTCCGATGACTATGGAAACGTCTCTACTAAACGTGCGGAAGGATTGCTGTATATTAATACAAAGAAAAAATAAACAAAAGATCGATGGGACCAAAGGGCTTTCCTTGGTCCCATTTTGTTTTGGCCATTGTTGGCACCTCGGCTCTATGGTGACTGACGCATGGCTGTAGAACCAGTCTGATTGCAGCCGTTGATGGAGAAATGGTGCAAAGTGATGGAGAAAACGTCGATTCTGATGGAGAAATTCATGGAAGTGATGGAATAAATCGCAGAAGTGATGGAGAAATCCCAATTTGTGAGGGAATCAGCATCTGCAAACGCTCCCCGGCACCGCTA from Falsibacillus albus includes:
- the lpdA gene encoding dihydrolipoyl dehydrogenase, with the protein product MAQEYDLVILGGGTGGYVAAIRASQLGLKTAIVEKGKLGGTCLHRGCIPSKALLRSAEVYHTAKRGEEFGVTINDVTLNFTRVQERKSKIVDQLYKGVQHLMKQGKIDVFEGIGRILGPSIFSPMPGTISVEMNNGDENEMLIPKNVIVATGSRPRSLPGLDIDGQFVLSSDEALELEELPKSIIIVGGGVIGIEWASMLSDFGVEVTVVEYADRIIPTEDHEISKEMQRLMKKKGVTVVTRAKVLPDTLEKGDQEVTISAEVKDSQKSFTAEKILVSVGRQANTQNIGLENTDIVIEKGFIQTNEFFQTKESHIYAIGDVIGGLQLAHVASHEGITAVEHIAGEKPDPIDYTLVSKCIYSNPEVASVGYTEHEAKEKGFNVKVGKFSFRAIGKALVFGESDGFVKIIADNDTDDILGVHMIGPHVTDMITEAGLAKVLDATPWEVAHTIHPHPTLSEAIGEAALAVDGKAIHS
- a CDS encoding thiamine pyrophosphate-dependent dehydrogenase E1 component subunit alpha, which gives rise to MAENRHAALGLSDENVLEIYETMLLARRIDERMWLLNRSGKIPFVISCQGQEAAQVGAAFALDREKDYALPYYRDMGVVLAFGMTPKELMLSGFAKAEDPNSGGRQMPGHFGQKKNRIVTGSSPVTTQVPHAVGVALAGKMENKDLVTFVTFGEGSSNQGDFHEGANFAGVHKLPVIFMCENNKYAISVPIEKQLACEKVSDRAIGYGMPGYTVDGNDPLEVYKAVKEAADRGRKGEGPTLIETVSYRLTPHSSDDDDRSYRSPDEVAKAKTNDPIITFGAYLKEVGAMNDELEKEINDRVMKQVNEATDYAENAPYAEAESALKFVYAEEK
- a CDS encoding alpha-ketoacid dehydrogenase subunit beta, which encodes MPVISYIDAVTMAIREEMERDSKVFVLGEDVGKKGGVFKATHGLYDQFGEERVIDTPLAESAIAGVGIGAAMYGMRPIAEMQFADFIMPAVNQIISEAAKIRYRSNNDWNCPIVVRAPYGGGVHGALYHSQSVEAVFANQPGLKIVMPSTPYDVKGLLKAAIRDDDPVLFFEHKRAYRLIKGEVPDDDYVLPIGKADVKREGEDITVITYGLCVHFALQAAEKLAQDGIEAHILDLRTVYPLDKEAIIEAASKTGKVLLLTEDNKEGSIMSEVSAIIAENCLFELDAPIARLAGPDVPAMPYAPTMEKYFMVNPDKVEKAMRELAEY
- a CDS encoding dihydrolipoamide acetyltransferase family protein, producing MAIEKMAMPQLGESVTEGTISKWLVSPGDHVNKYDPIAEVQTDKVNAEVPSSFTGVIKELIADEGDTLEVGEVICSIETEGAGKAEESQDNAASAPESSSTNAAEEKSVAKPARPSANDGNKVRYSPAVLKISQEHGIDLNQVEGTGKGGRITRKDLLKLIDSGNIPKAGDNKPAAPVQEAPKQEVPTSAPAAPKAPAANVPVSAGDIEIPVTGVRKAIAANMLRSKHEAPHAWTMMEVDATNLVNYRNEIKNDFKQREGFNLTFFAFFVKAVAQALKEFPQINSMWAGEKIIQKKDINISIAVATDDALFVPVIKNADEKTIKGIAREITELAQKVRTGKLKSEDMQGGTFTVNNTGSFGSVQSMGIINYPQAAILQVESIVKRPVVMENGMIAVRDMVNLCMSLDHRVLDGLICGRFLQRVKEIIENTSKQSTSIY
- a CDS encoding S8 family peptidase, producing the protein MGKRKRNVKWLSLTFTIMLIFSLLTPMNATLAATKKASSTSARESVVLNSKDRVSSKVIDQFKQKEKVTYLVKLKDQVDTTKVSENAASKAKSEKLSSLNTKLLKRSMVVSTLRAKATETQAHLKGYLQKEQKAGKVNKIQSFYVVNALAVTSTKDVMEAMAAFPEVDKVLPNEKRQLIQPTAVKNLEKEKSSLQLQPKNGTSSIEWNIQQIGAPQVWNMGIDGTGTVVATIDTGVQWDHPALKQKYRGYDPQNPDTPNNEFNWFDAVASQSSPYDDIGHGSHVTGTMVGSEPDGSNQIGVAPGAKWIAVKAFSPDGGTDVDLLEAGEWILAPKDSDGNPHPEKAPDVVNNSWGGGPGMDEWYRQMVQAWRAAEIFPEFSAGNTTLTNPGGPGSVATPANYPESFATGATDSQNHLASFSLQGPSPYNEMKPEISAPGVNIRSSVPGSTYEGGWNGTSMAGPHVSAVVALLKQADASLTVDEIEDILESTAVPLTDANFPDSPNNGYGHGLVNAFDAVSSVLSGIGKVKGTVTKEGEDTEAPVIAHEAPAQAFKEMALPLQADVSDNISVTDVKLSYMNEDGSWTDINAERVAGDYRSGTYEATIPAEALTGDDITYKWTAGDFGGNEQSTDEYTISLLPGISTGYEQDFEHSPIGWTSYGQANSWEWGAPSSGPGNAVSGEKVYGTNLDGNYDNSGNMTLLMPPVDLPDGESYLQFKQWYELERNYDYGHVFISTDMENWTQALRVNGTTDGWVDGEVDLSQYAGQRIYIAFNVTTDSSVVKQGWYLDDVKLSDQSLQPAKKIDLGVKPKNQDKSASLAAKPKVYPDKIMPIKPANEEKPSTDPAPMLLPLQAQVSVLETGRSVYTDPKDGSYELSHAAGDYTLKAEAYGYRSETQQVSIEQDGITTADFTLEEIPKGTISGMVTNEATGEPLEGATLFVLEDAAIQPVQTDENGHYDLQVYEGDYTLKIVAPHYYSQEVSVTVNGGEVETVDVAMKPFIGYGGEIGYDDGTAENARAFYDAGNGWGVKMSLADGQDKALVTGGLFRFWDTEWPVPGGTDFKVEVYDASGSDGAPGKKIAGPINATALRNGEWTQVDLSGEGIMVDGDFYMVYIQSDPNPNAPGLATDEDGENAGRSWQYVDGAWSPSPEDEGNYMIRALVDYEVTAPVITSPKDGSFTNQKTVVVEGTSAPGTTVHILNNGEEASAVQATEEGTFSTEVDLINGENSLTAKASTEQGMTDESSPVVITLDQQKPELTITSPEDGLKTNKEAITVTGNVIEDNLAWVKVNGEKAEVSDGSFSHRILLNEGENVITVIAKDKAGNRKKQKVTVYSKQGSIVIDNLQPTVDKELKSGQTVKIEFDSEPGLKAVFTIMMPLTNTGAVQNANELPMMETSAGHYEGYYTATSNVKAPGAVIEVKASDDYGNVSTKRAEGLLYINTKKK